A region from the Salvelinus sp. IW2-2015 linkage group LG19, ASM291031v2, whole genome shotgun sequence genome encodes:
- the LOC111979358 gene encoding transmembrane protein 229B, producing the protein MASGTLHVRRVLGGKTLEAGDDEEAPPEPPERVTHHPLSPLARLYVYALHGCLCEVGFTAVWDWWETKDRRLAGHTSLWALPMYALAIFLMEGLRGRLLAQRCPLLLRMLVYTLFIYLWEFSWGVVLRFLGACPWDYSGFSYNLAGLVTLEYALPWALASLIAEQHVIRKTLRVRLAN; encoded by the coding sequence AGGCTGGTGATGACGAGGAGGCCCCACCAGAGCCACCAGAGCGGGTGACCCATCATCCCCTGTCCCCTCTGGCCCGCCTCTATGTCTACGCCCTGCACGGCTGCCTGTGTGAGGTGGGCTTCACCGCTGTATGGGACTGGTGGGAGACCAAGGACAGGAGGCTGGCAGGACACACCAGCCTTTGGGCCCTCCCCATGTATGCCTTGGCCATCTTCCTCATGGAGGGCCTGCGTGGCAGGCTTTTGGCCCAGCGCTGCCCCCTGCTGCTGCGCATGCTGGTCTACACCCTGTTCATCTACTTGTGGGAGTTTAGCTGGGGTGTGGTGCTGAGGTTTCTAGGAGCCTGTCCATGGGACTACTCTGGGTTTAGCTATAACCTGGCAGGGCTGGTGACTCTTGAGTACGCCCTGCCCTGGGCCCTGGCCTCACTAATAGCAGAGCAGCATGTCATCAGAAAAACTCTGAGAGTACGACTGGCTAACTGA